Proteins encoded by one window of Clostridium cagae:
- a CDS encoding flavodoxin family protein, with the protein MKISIIYFSKTGKTKEMANVIASSMKLEKNIEVGIFDLDNIDYNFVDESKAVIFGTPTYYANMCWQLKKWFDESSECNLSGKIGAVFSTANFAQGGADTAILTIINHIMVKGMLVYSGGSSLGQPYIHLGAVALKENFEKSKDMFKIFGTRIAQKTNELFSD; encoded by the coding sequence ATGAAAATATCTATAATTTACTTTAGTAAAACTGGAAAAACAAAAGAGATGGCAAATGTTATTGCTTCTAGCATGAAATTAGAAAAAAACATTGAAGTTGGAATTTTTGATCTTGATAATATTGACTATAATTTTGTTGATGAAAGCAAAGCTGTAATCTTTGGAACACCAACCTACTATGCTAATATGTGTTGGCAACTAAAAAAATGGTTTGATGAATCTTCTGAGTGTAATCTTAGTGGCAAAATCGGAGCAGTCTTTTCAACTGCTAACTTTGCACAAGGTGGTGCTGATACAGCTATCTTAACTATAATTAATCATATAATGGTTAAAGGTATGCTAGTTTATTCTGGTGGATCTTCTTTAGGGCAACCATATATTCATTTAGGTGCCGTTGCATTAAAAGAAAATTTTGAAAAAAGTAAAGATATGTTTAAAATATTCGGTACTCGTATAGCCCAAAAGACAAATGAACTATTTTCAGACTAA
- a CDS encoding uracil-xanthine permease family protein — protein sequence MSEIISNTKEQFGEISLRKTGKKIVLALQHLIAMFGSTVLVPILTGLDISVALFCAGIGTLIFHICTKMKVPVFLGSSFAFIPVICAVKVSYGDLRYAQGGIMIAGLIYVLMSFIIKKIGTEKIKVVLPAQVVGPMIMVIGLNLIPTAFNMAKENIIIAVITLGVTLGIKYFSKGFISQIAILCGVACGYLISYFTGYVDTQAIAEAGFITIPNFTLPKFDLGAIVIIAPVVLATFMEHIGDITTNGQVVGENFIEEPGLNRTLLGDGLATMTAAFFGGPANTTYGENTGVLAMTKNYDPSILRLAAIFAILLSFVGKFGTAISTIPQAVMGGISLMLFTMIALVGFKTLKYEKVKMNWKNAIIVVTILVIGFLGTFIEKKFGILVGIRINDAVSISGLSFAAIVGVLLNLVLNKIKLKR from the coding sequence ATGTCAGAAATCATAAGTAATACAAAAGAGCAATTCGGAGAAATTTCTTTAAGGAAAACTGGGAAGAAGATAGTCCTAGCATTACAACATTTAATAGCAATGTTTGGATCTACAGTTTTAGTTCCTATCTTAACAGGTCTTGATATCTCTGTAGCATTATTTTGTGCAGGTATTGGAACATTAATATTTCATATTTGTACTAAAATGAAAGTTCCAGTCTTTTTAGGTTCATCATTCGCATTTATTCCAGTAATATGTGCTGTTAAAGTATCATATGGTGATTTAAGATATGCACAAGGTGGAATAATGATAGCTGGACTAATCTATGTGTTAATGTCTTTTATTATCAAAAAAATCGGTACTGAAAAAATAAAAGTTGTATTACCAGCACAGGTTGTTGGGCCTATGATTATGGTAATAGGATTAAACTTAATTCCTACAGCCTTTAATATGGCAAAAGAAAATATAATTATTGCAGTTATAACATTAGGTGTGACTTTAGGAATAAAGTATTTTAGTAAGGGGTTTATATCACAAATAGCAATATTATGTGGTGTTGCTTGTGGATATTTAATATCATACTTTACTGGGTATGTAGATACTCAAGCAATTGCTGAAGCAGGTTTCATAACAATTCCAAACTTTACATTACCTAAATTTGATTTAGGAGCTATAGTGATTATTGCACCAGTAGTACTAGCTACATTTATGGAACATATTGGTGATATAACAACTAATGGTCAAGTTGTTGGTGAAAACTTTATTGAAGAACCAGGATTAAATAGAACATTATTAGGCGATGGACTAGCTACTATGACAGCTGCATTCTTTGGGGGACCAGCGAATACTACATATGGAGAAAATACTGGTGTTTTAGCAATGACTAAAAATTATGATCCATCAATATTAAGATTAGCAGCTATATTTGCAATTTTATTAAGTTTTGTAGGTAAGTTTGGAACAGCAATAAGCACTATTCCTCAAGCAGTAATGGGGGGAATAAGTTTAATGTTGTTTACTATGATTGCACTAGTTGGATTTAAAACTTTGAAGTATGAAAAAGTAAAAATGAATTGGAAAAATGCAATTATAGTTGTAACAATATTAGTAATAGGATTCTTAGGCACTTTTATAGAAAAGAAATTTGGAATTTTAGTGGGAATAAGAATAAATGATGCAGTATCTATATCAGGATTAAGTTTTGCGGCAATTGTAGGAGTGTTGCTTAATTTAGTATTAAATAAAATAAAGCTTAAAAGATAG
- a CDS encoding iron-containing alcohol dehydrogenase, producing MEFNYNLPINLLFGRGKINQIGKEVAKHGKKVLIVTGKNSTKRSGLLDKTISLLKQEQIEVEVFDKVTQNPLTTTIYKGAETVKATECDVILGLGGGSIMDAAKSIAFSAKNPGDISDYIFGIKHGTEALPIILVPTTCGTGSEGNSFSVLTNPETKDKKSLRTNVIIAKSSIIDPELMVTMPKHIIASVGFDALSHNMEAYLSKAGQPLTDMKALYGIKLIAENLPKVYNDQTDLDAWEKVSLGSTLGGMVIGVVGVTAPHGLEHPASGLRDIVHGKGLAALTPIIVEKSWQSNIEKYTEISKLLGGTSAEDCSHTIKNFLNKIDLNITLSELGIEAKDIDWMAQNCMKVSKPSIANHPKEFTLQEIIDIYHKAL from the coding sequence ATGGAATTTAATTATAACCTTCCAATAAATCTTTTATTTGGAAGAGGTAAAATAAATCAAATTGGAAAAGAAGTTGCTAAACATGGTAAAAAGGTTCTTATAGTAACTGGTAAAAATAGCACAAAAAGAAGTGGGTTACTTGATAAAACAATTAGCTTATTAAAACAAGAACAAATCGAAGTTGAAGTTTTTGATAAAGTAACTCAAAATCCACTTACCACAACAATATATAAAGGAGCTGAAACTGTAAAAGCAACAGAATGTGATGTCATTTTAGGACTTGGTGGTGGAAGTATTATGGATGCTGCAAAAAGTATTGCATTTTCTGCTAAAAATCCTGGTGATATTTCTGATTATATATTTGGAATCAAACATGGAACTGAAGCTTTGCCAATAATTTTGGTTCCAACAACATGTGGAACTGGAAGTGAAGGAAATAGTTTTTCAGTTCTTACCAATCCTGAAACTAAAGATAAAAAATCTCTTAGAACTAATGTTATTATTGCTAAATCATCAATTATTGATCCTGAACTTATGGTTACAATGCCAAAACATATAATTGCGTCAGTTGGATTTGATGCATTATCACACAATATGGAAGCTTATCTATCAAAAGCAGGACAACCGCTAACCGATATGAAAGCACTTTATGGAATTAAATTAATTGCTGAAAATTTACCTAAGGTATATAACGATCAAACTGATTTAGATGCCTGGGAAAAAGTAAGCTTAGGAAGTACTTTAGGTGGTATGGTAATTGGTGTAGTAGGGGTAACGGCACCACATGGATTAGAACATCCTGCAAGTGGATTACGTGATATTGTTCATGGAAAAGGTCTTGCTGCATTAACACCAATAATTGTTGAAAAATCATGGCAAAGTAATATAGAAAAATATACTGAGATATCAAAATTATTAGGTGGCACAAGCGCTGAAGATTGTTCACATACTATAAAAAATTTCTTAAATAAAATTGACTTAAATATAACATTGAGTGAACTTGGAATAGAAGCAAAAGATATTGATTGGATGGCACAAAATTGCATGAAAGTCTCAAAACCAAGTATTGCAAATCATCCTAAAGAATTCACCTTACAAGAAATCATAGATATTTACCATAAAGCATTATAA